The following coding sequences lie in one Apium graveolens cultivar Ventura chromosome 1, ASM990537v1, whole genome shotgun sequence genomic window:
- the LOC141711036 gene encoding uncharacterized protein LOC141711036 — MTTPLASTGQTPYSLVYGTEAVLPTEVMMPITRYGLLTSIMNDKELTHDINTIAELSEIAKICMVSYQQRIANTYNKHVHIRAFRVGDLLLRKTFQNTVDVIAGKVFNTWEGPYLIDAVFGRGAY; from the coding sequence ATGACTACTCCTTTGGCATCAACTGGACAAACACCTTACAGTTTAGTTTATGGGACTGAAGCAGTCCTACCAACAGAGGTCATGATGCCTATTACCAGGTATGGCTTATTAACGTCTATCATGAACGATAAAGAATTGACACATGACATAAATACAATAGCCGAACTCTCAGAGATTGCAAAAATTTGTATGGTGTCTTATCAGCAGAGGATTGCCAACACATATAACAAACATGTTCACATAAGAGCTTTCCGTGTTGGTGACCTATTATTGAGGAAGACATTCCAAAATACTGTGGACGTGATAGCGGGAAAAGTTTTCAACACCTGGGAAGGACCTTACCTTATTGATGCAGTTTTTGGACGTGGGGCTTATTGA